TAACTTTATCACCTATTTTTTCAATACAAGAAATCTTTTGGCATTGGTTTTTGGTAGTATCTACGGGCCACTCTTTCTCTCCTGTTCTTGTTTCAGCTGTGTGTTGGAAAGCTCTCTTTGTTCCATGAGTTGTATTTCTGTTGTAGTCTAGAGCTTCCCCAGGTGGACCAAGCCTCAGTTCCAACTTCTTGTCCTCTGAGACTTTATGATTTACTAGCCATTCTTTGTTCATAAGATTAAGAAACTGAGGATAATCCACCATCTTATCAGTCACCATAAGAAGGGAAAATTATGAAAGTGATTCTAGCTGGTTGAACTAAGAAACAATGTTTTGGTTCTTAGAGAAAAAGACTCAACTCAGTGGAAGATAAGTGCAGAGACAATACTGAAACAGATAATAGGATTAAATATGCCTACTTGTGTCTACCTAGAGGCTAAACCAACAACAACACAAAATATCTAAGTACTTCACCAgcctatatatataaaaatttgttgCATTTGCATGGAGAAAGGCAATATATGGGAATAAAATTACTTAGTGATATATGACAAGCTTGTGGGGGGAAATATAGCTAGGTGTGGCTCTTTTTAACTTCTTTGAAGTTTGCTCTCCTAGTTTCCTCTGGAGACTGAGTTTAGGACAGACAAAATGAAAACTGCAGAAAGAACAGCTTGCACATAATGGTGATGCATAACCTAGACAAGACAACTTTGTTCTGTCTCGTTTTTTGTCAAGAACCAAATGGGTAGCCTAGACTCTTTATGATGCCTTATCCTAGGCTTTTAGGCAGATAGATAGACATTGCAAATGATAAGGACAGTATCACTGTTCATTTCCATTCATATATAATGAAAACAACTTGATGcatacatttatacatttgaTTGAATACATATCCTATACTGATTTCCCATAAAAacaatcttatatatatatgtatgtgtgtgtgtgtgtgtacgCACATACGCGCATTTATAATGgttcaaaagaagaaagaaaatgaaccGTTTGTTGTATTTAACTACAGTTTGGTTAGTAGTAGTATAAGTAAACCCAGTCAACTCCTCTCATGTGTAGAAAACAAGGAAATATTTTCTTTAATAGTTGAACTGAGAAGCTAGAATATTGATAAGGTCTTGATTTAAAAGAGAACTCCAAAAAGTAATAATTACATACATTTACAAATGTCTTCGGTTTTGTCATTATTAAACTGTTGACTCTTAATACTCTTTCAAGCATGCTTTCTGCAATCCGCGTTTCATGGATGGGTGGAGACGCCTACCTTTTGCCTTGATGGGTTTAGCATTTCAGAAAATGAAAGTTATTATTAACGAGttgctatatatacatatatatataaggattCAAATTGAGACCCCAAACATGGTTTTAGTTGCCATTTTGTTTGTTTATAATGATTGTAGATGCAACGAATGTAATTACGGTAAAATTACAATGAATATCGACAATGAAAAAAACCCGAATCGTAAATTAATAACTATATTGTCATGTTACAGCCACTATTTAAATGGTGTATATATACGTATTTGTGTTCTATTCAAAGTAGGCAGTGGAAATGTTCAATGAATATAGTtgggaaagaaaaaagagaaagtaaaacAAAACTAAAGTCTTGGTCATCATTATTATTAGCAGAACAACGAAGGCTTTTGAGCTCACCATCTGTTAATGGTGGTGGAGCCCTAATATCCCACTTATTAAGATATGAACGATCACTGCGTGACCTGATAATTCCCAACTTCACTTTAAGAGGAGCCTTTTTggaccttttctttttcttctctttatacTTCATGATCTTTATTATGATTACAAGTTTGCCTGCTACTAATTACCAACCAACCAAATCCCTCTTCTTAATTCATAATTACAACTACAACTAACATCAAATATGCTTAAAATCGTTTAGTTTTTTAACCTGTAAAACCGATTGTATCTGCCATGTTAATCATCTTCTACTAAgacttttaaggaaaaaaattgtCTGATGTATAGTATATAAGAGATTCGATTTGCTGCAAGAGaaattgtagttttttttttacttacaaATGATGATTTACCAGATACTTACAAGACAAAACACTGTGCAAAGGTTCTTTTGTGATACAGCTTTTAAATGTTGATTGGATGTAAGGATATATTGTGCAAATTTGGGCCCAGAAAACACATCAACAATACTAGAATCATGTGAGTGGATTCAATTGGGAAATCTGGGGGCTGTCTGTCCAACAATCAAAGCCCCAAAGGCTTCCCAAATTCAAATTTTCTCAAGGTACACTAGCCAACTTTAATAGTATAGTTCACCATTTCAACTTCAAAGTGCGAGGAAGACCATGACCTTCCTCCAAGGACACCCTTAATATGGAACTTGAATTCAGGCCACTAAGACTGTCAACTTTCCATAAAGCTAGTGATGCATTCACTGTATGTGTGCGAGCGCGCTGCGTGTGTACATATTTTCCTGCCAACCCACCAAGTAATAGAAAGGAGTTTTGGCAGGCGCAGGGGAAACAACTTGATAAACAAGAACTAGAATATATAACCTCGCATCttattattgataatatttaGATATTCAAGTCATTATTGCTCATGCTTCATTTACAACATGAAacctagtttctatagaaatgaACTGGTTCTAGTGAAGGCCAGTATATCGCCATTAGCATCTGACTTACAGGGCACTCTCATGTTGTTTGAGCAACTGCAGCCTGTCCCATCATCTGAATAAAACCGGACAAATTAGTTCAATTAGAAGTTATAAACATGCTGGTGTCCGTATAAATAATGGGATATATAAAAGAAAAGTGAGACCTGAAAGTAAAATTCGAGCTTCTTCCTCAAGATTGCATGCTCTTGCTTGATATGTTGAAAATTCCTAATGCATctataaaaaagaataaagatattGAATTCACTTTAGAAAGGGTTAACAGTTTAATTCAGAATGCCAAATTTAAGTTCAGTTAGGCAATGTACTAATCCGTATATATATGAGGAAGTAGAGAAGAAATATACGCTTCAGCATTTCCTGCAGCGCAGTATTGTCTGAACACTGCGCATTCACTGGTCACCTTTTTAGCTCCAATGCTACAAATAAATCATAAGTTAGCACAATAATTACATTGCTACTAATAAAACTAGTAACATCAATTcactttttcttcttattttctaATGTGGGTATTTAAGAATTCACCTGGAGCTGCTACCCTTGAATTGGTGCAAGTAATCATCAAGTTTACTGAAGTTAATAGGCCTACTATTCCTGCATGCATGGATATATGTGTTGTAATCTTAACCTTATTGACGTTTATTATGAGACTATTTATATAGGTATTGTGAACCCTTACAGTGTCAGTTCGATGTTCTGAATCAATCTAGTCGAGTCAGTGTAAAACAGTGTGACAATTTCTTGTACAAAATTAGGGTTGGTATCATCTTGTAACTCCTCTAGCTGGATGAATTGCTCGTCAAGGTAACCCTAAAACAATGTTTCAACAAGCACATTTACTTGATTT
The genomic region above belongs to Gossypium hirsutum isolate 1008001.06 chromosome D05, Gossypium_hirsutum_v2.1, whole genome shotgun sequence and contains:
- the LOC107906972 gene encoding histidine-containing phosphotransfer protein 4 yields the protein MDGYGMQNQIACIRRSLFDQGYLDEQFIQLEELQDDTNPNFVQEIVTLFYTDSTRLIQNIELTLNSRPINFSKLDDYLHQFKGSSSSIGAKKVTSECAVFRQYCAAGNAEACIRNFQHIKQEHAILRKKLEFYFQMMGQAAVAQTT